In the genome of Deltaproteobacteria bacterium, the window GCCTTCACAGACCGTACCTCCGCGACCATAGAGGAGAACACCCCTTTCTCGCCTTTCAGTGCAGCCGAGGAAGGACCGGCTCTCTATATGGGCTTCAAGCCCGCCTTCCCCCGGAACAAATGGATCCAGCTGCTCCTCGATGTTCAGGAAGAGGCCGCCGCCCATGTAACCCTGCCTCCGGTCTTCTGGGAATATTGGAACGGGAGCCGATGGGCCGCCCTCCGGGCCTCGGACGGGAGCAGGGGACTGAAGCGGAGAGAGTATCTGGGTTTCTTCGGACCAGAGGATCACAAACCCCGAACCGAGTTCGGCCAGGAGGCCTACTGGCTCCGGGGCCGGCCCCACCTCCACCCCTTGGCCGACGCCGGAGGCGACGGGCAGGTAAGTTCCGACGGGGAGACAGCCACCGTCTCCCTCGACGCTTCCAGGTCCCTGTCCTTTGACGAGTCGAGAAGGATCACCCGTTACACCTGGCGCCTCGGCCCCCTTGCAAGGGCCGGACAGGACCAGAAGGTCACTGCTCTCGACGGCAAGGCCGCCGTCACCCTAGACGCCTTCAACTCGGAGGCCTTCGGCCCAGGGGGAAAGATCTCTACCTATACCTGGCGGATAGTATCTTCCAGCCCTCCCACAGCCGAGGCGGGCCCTGATCGGACTATTGTCACCGAGGGTCAAAGGGCGACTGTCTCTCTCAATGGAGCGAACTCCCGGGGTGCCGAGGACCGACCCATAGCGAAATATATCTGGAGCCGGGCAGAGGCAGAGGCAAGAAGGCCCGGGACGAGGCCGATCCCCACGCCCTTTCTCAAGGCCATCCGCCTCAATACCGCCCCTGCCCTTAATGCCGTCACCATCCGGAACGAGGTTCTCGGTTCGAGTGACGGTAAGCCGAATCAGGTCTTTACCCTCAAGAGACCTCCCGTGCTCCCCGAGCTTTCCCTCGCGGTCAGGGAACCTGACCGCCCCCCGAGTGATGAACTGAGACGGCTCCAGGAGGAACTGCGCAGCGCCGGCAGCACGGCCGGTGCTCTCCTGGAAGACAAAGGGGGTGCCCCCGGACAAGGGATCTGGATCCGATGGACCCGGGTATCCGACTTCCATGGCTCTGCTCCTTCGAGCAGGCACTTCACCCTCGATGCCATTACAGGGGATGTCCGTTTTGGGGACGGCGAGCAGGGCAAGATTCCCCCTGTGGGGCGAGACAACATCAGGGCCCTTATCTACCGCAACCTCGATGGGGCCAAGGCCAATGCACCGGCAGGTGCTATCACGGCCTTACGCAACCCGAGCGGGGATCTGGCCAACATCAAGAGTGCGACCAATCCAGAGCCGGCAGCCGGAGGTTCCGATTCCAAGCCGGTGAGTGAAGTCAAGGAGCGGGGCCCGCAGAGTCTCAAACACCGTCGGCGGGCCGTCACATCCGAGGATTTTGTCTGGCTTGCCAGGGAGGCAAGCGGCGAGGTGGCCCGTGCCGCGTGTCTGCCCGTACGCAACGCCACAGGCCTTGAAGAGCCGGGTTGGGTAACGGTGGTCATCACGCCCGAGAGCCGAGATACAAGGCCTACACCCCCTCCGGCCCTGCTGCGGCGAGTGGAGGGCTACCTGAAAGACCGAGTCCTGGCCAACCTGAAGGCTGCCGGTCGCATCTACGTTACAGGGCCCGAGTATATCGAAGCCGCCGTAGAAGCCCAAGTGGTCCCGGAACACCCCGACAAGGCGGACGCCGCGAAGCTTGCGGTACTCAAGAGACTGGAAACCTTCCTCCATCCTCTCCTGGGAGGTGTAGACCGCAGGGGTTGGGAGCTGGGCCGGGATGTCTACCTCTCTGAGGTCTGCGCCGAAGTCGAAGAGGTGCCTGAAGTCGACCACGTGGCTCTCATAAGACTCCTCGCCTCGATCCAGCAGTTCCGCCTCGAGGTGGGGCCGAAAAAGGGGGCAAGGCAACAGGTCCCCCTGGACGCTCCTGTGGGCAGCCAGGTGGGTACCTTTGACGAGCGGATCAAGCTCCTCCTGGCAGAGCCCCTCCGGGCAGGAGAGGAGCTCAGGTTTCTTGCCGTCTCGGGCTTCAAGTCGGGCGACCGAGCCTGTCTGGTCGGAGCGGACAATTCGGTTGTCAAGGAGAATCTCAGAATAGCCTCCATCTCCGGCCATAGGGTGACCTTTACAGAGTCCTTTGTTCTGCCAGAAAAGGCCGAGGCCCTGAGCTCGGAAGACAGGCGTCTGCGCCTCCCGATCTCGGCCCGGAACGGCTCCCTCCCTTCGGGAGTCGAGACAGATTCGGTGGCGGTCAGGAGTCTCGAGGCGGGGGAAAAGGTCAGCATCGTGGCCGGTACCCTCCGCCATCCAGGGCTCGAGTTTCTGCCCATACTGGCGGTAAGCCCCCTGGAAGACCGGATCTTCGTGCCCGAGGGCCACCTGATCTATTCCGGCGGCCACGACATCAAGATGGTTCTGGAGTAAAGCTATGCCGATCCCCCTGCCGAACCTGGATGATCGCACCTTCACCGACCTGGTGGAGGAGATGCGGGCCCTGATCCCCCGGTATGCACCCGCCTGGACGGATCACAACGTATCAGACCCGGGGATCACCCTGGTCGAGCTATTTGCCTGGCTCGCGGAAGCCCTTATCTACCGTTTGAACCGGATCCCGGAGGCAAGCGAAGTCCGCTTTCTCGAGTTGTTAGGCGCCGATTTCCGTCCTGCCGAGCCTGCTTCGGTGACTCTGGCCGTCACCGCTCAGGGGCTGGAGGCCGGGCTCACACTGCCTCGGGAGACACCCCTTGTGGCCGAATCGGGCGGAACAGGGGAGCCCCTCCATTTTGAGACTGTCCGGGCCCTTCGGTTGACGCCGGAAAATCCAGGCGGCCTCCTTGAGGCACGGCAGACGACCCTGATTCGAAACGAGCGGCTCGGGACAGCCAACGGGATGGCCCATCAGGTTTTCTCCCTGGCCCGTCCCTTTGTCGTTCTCGATCCCAGCGACCTGCCGCCTCAGGTACCGGAGGTGCGGGTAGAGGGCGAGGCCTGGCTGTACAGACCCAGCCTGGTCGGCTCCACGCTCCACGATCCCCACTTCACCGTGGAGCCACGCCTCGGCGTGATCCGCTTCGGCGGCGGCAACATGGGACGAGTCCCCCAGGAGGGTGCCGAGATCATCTCCACATACCGTTCCACCCTGGGCAGGGGGGGGCGCGTCCCGGGAGGGACCGAGTTCAGGATCGACCAAGAGTCGGACAATCTCGACCAAGGCGTGAAGGCAGCTCTCGATTCGGGGGTATCCCTGTCCATCTTCAGCAAGGCAGAAAGTTCAGGCGCCATGGATCCGACGGGAATCCAGGAGGCACGTGATCAGGCGGCCCGCGCCCTGAGGAAACGCTGGCGTGCCGTCCGGGCCGAGGACTTCGAAGAGCTGATCCTGGAAGAGGCCGGCCTCAACATCGCCCGGGTCAACTGTCTGGCAGAGCGGGATCTGACCTCCCCCGACCCTGACCTCCCCCGCCACGGCCACGTGAGCCTCGTGGTCGTCCCAAACACGCCGGGGGAAAAACCAAAGCCCACGGCCGACTGCATCGCCCGGGTCTGGAGGCTTCTGGACGAACGGCGACTGATCACCTGCCGCCACCACGTTCTCAGGCCGGAATACACGGATATGCGCATCCGTGCCTGTGTGGTTAGAAAAGACGGGGTCGAAGAGAAAACCCTCCAAGGCCGGATAGGGATGAATCTGAAGGGCTTCTTCCATCCCCTCGAGGGTGGCCCGGCCCGGCAAGGGTGGCCCTTTGGAAGGGACGTCTACGCCTCCGAGGTCTACCAGGTGATCGAAGGAACATCAGGGGTGGATCACGTGGAATCTCTCGTCCTTGAAACCAGACAAGAGGAGGGGGGCGGCTGGACCGCGGCGGGCGACCGTGCGGCCATACCCCCCAACCACCTGGTCTACTTCGATCTTTCCGCCAGTACGATCCAGGTGTGGTCCGCCCGTACCACCCGAGTGGAGAAGAGCCTATGAAGGGCCCGACCCAAAGCCGCTACCTCGACTATCTACCTGCCCTCTACCGGGAAGATCCCTTCTTGGGAGAGTTCCTCCTGCCCTTTGAAAGGGTGTTTTCGGCCTTTGAGGGGGTTCTCGCAACCATCGACCGGTACTTTGCCCCTGCCCTCACCGACGCGGAGTTCCTGCCCTGGCTGGCCACCTGGGTCTCCCTGGTCCTTGACGAGGAATGGGACGAGGCCAAACGGAGGCGGCTCATCGGCGAGGCGGTGGAACTCTATCGGTGGCGAGGCACGGTGCGGGGTCTGAAGCGGTATCTCGAGATCTATACCGGGCTGGTACCCGACATCCGTGAATGCCGCTGGCCCGCGGGCTTACAGATCGGCGTCGCCTCCCGGATCGGGGGCACAAGCCCTGAGGACATATCCATAGCCCGCATCGAGAAAGCGGTGCGCCGCCAGCCGCCGGCCTATCACGACTACTATGTGGTTGAGCGTGTCGAAGGGGGGGAGATCCACCAGTGGTACTACCGGGCCGACACGGTCAGGGAGGTCACACTCGAGGACGGGGATGTAACCATACATCGGGTGAACGGTCAAATCGACCACTATGAGGGTGCAACCATCACCCGCCGCGACGGGCTCGTTGATGAGGATTACACCCTTGCCGTGGCAGACAAAGAGGGCAACGGGCAGACCGTGCATTACAGGGGAGACACGGTTCTCGTAGACGAGGCCGAGCTGCCCTACAGGTTCATTGTCGACGTCCAGGTCCCACAGGCTGAGATGGAGAAGGTGAAACTCGACAAGGTGCGGGCCATTGTGGACCTGGAGAAGCCGGCCCACACGATCTACTACCTCAAGCTCACGCCGGTGGTGACCCTATACCGGCTGAAGCCGATGCAGATCGGAATCCGATCCACCATCGGCCTGGATACTACCGTCGGTTGACGAGGACAGAGAGGAAGGACCATGATCAATATCACCGAATTCAAACGTCTAAATTTCTTCACCGGTTTCTTCACCACGGCAGATGACTGGACCCAGGGCCAGAACTACCACATGGAGAAACGGATGCTCCACAACCGCGGACTCCACACTCCCGGTATCTTCCGGGGTGAGAGGGACGATCTCCGCGTGGAGGCGGCAGGGGGATTCAACATCCGGGTGCTTCCCGGGGCGGCCCTGGACGGCGCCGGGAGAGAGATCTACCTCGGCCAGCCGGGCACCCTCACCATCCACCCTGATGCCTACTCCTTGCCCCAACCGGTCTACGTAGCCATCCGGTACGAAGAATCAGAAACCGATCGGGTCGAAAACGTACAAGCACCGCAGTACAGCGGCTATACACGGGTAGCGGAAATTCCCCGCCTGGAGATCACTACCTCACAGCCGGACAACAGGCTCCGGCTGGAGCTGGCCCGCATCGTTCTGCAGCCGGGGGCAACGGGGATCGCCAACCCGGTCGACCCCGACAATCCCGGAGGCAACGAGATCGACCGCAGGTACGTCGTCTGGGCCGGTTCTGTGGGCACAGCCGAGCGACCCCTCCCACCTGCAGTAATGGAGGAAGTGGTCCAACTCATGGGTCGCAAAAGGCGGGACTTTGCAGCCCTTGCCCGGGCCTTTCCCGTTCCTTCGGCCGAGGATGTCCGCCACGGAGCCCTGGTTCTGGAGATGTTGGCCCGCACCGGTTCTATCCATCCCGAAAACCTTCCCGCTGTGCTTGCCGCCCTGGCCGCCGTGGAGCAGGACGTGGGGCAGGAGATGGGCACAGCCCATCCCGGGGTCGTCGCCACACCCGAGTATCAGGCTTACGAGGCAGCGGTCTCTCTCCTGATTACCTCCCTCCGAGAGGGGGCTGAGATAGGTCTCCTCCTTACAAGGGAAGATGCCGTGGCAGAGGCGGCCCGGGAGATCTCCGAGATCGTCATCCAGCCTCCCGTGGCTGAAGCAGGGGCGGACAGGACTGCTCTAACTCCCGGTGACACCGCGAGAATAGCCCTCGACGCTTCCGGTTCTCATGCCTTCGGCGGACACGAGATCACTCGCTACGAGTGGGAGTTGGCTGAGACACATGGCGAGGCTCCTATAGCCCATGCGGGTCGCGACCGGGTGGTCTTCACCGGGGGTGAAGGGATGGTGGTGACCCTTGACGCGGGTGGATCCCGCGCCTTTGGAGGCCGGCAGATCGTCCGGTATCACTGGAAGAGGAAAGAGGATTAGAGAGTCGAGGCCGCCAGGAGGTGGCTCTCAGGAAGGGAGGACCGGCAGTCCTCGGACAGGCGGCAACTCCGCACTCTGACGCTGGAAAGGAGCACACATCATGGCATACACAATCGACGATTTTCCGATCGTTACAGACCAACCCCGCATCGAGGTGGACCTGCCCGTGGGCCGACACGTGCTGGAACTGGTGGTGGAGGACAGCGCAGGCCTGAGAAGCGCCCCGGACACGGTTGTCATCACCGTGCTGAGGAGACCGGGACCTACACCGACCCCCACGGTCACACCCAGACCTACCGTGACACCCAGACCCACGGTTACCCCCAGACCTACCGTGACCCCCAGGCCGACGGTCACACCCAGGCCCACCTTTACGCCGAGACCGACCGTGACGCCGCGGCCCACATTCACGCCCAGACCGACGGTCACCGTAAGGCCGACCATGACCGTAAGGCCCACCGTGAGACCCACAATTCGACCGACCCGCTTTCTCCCGAGCGATTACCCGGACCGCCGTGTGGACGAGGTGAGAGGTATCGGCCGGTCTTACACGGAGCGTCTGAGAGCCGGTGGGATCACGAATCTGGCCGAGTTGGCCTCCATGGAGCCTGCACGGTTGGCCCGGATGCTCGATGTTTCAGAGGTGAAAGCCATGAGCTTCATCGACGAGGCCAGGCGCCTGCTCGTGGGGTAGAAAAAATGAGCCGCGG includes:
- a CDS encoding helix-hairpin-helix domain-containing protein, whose translation is MAYTIDDFPIVTDQPRIEVDLPVGRHVLELVVEDSAGLRSAPDTVVITVLRRPGPTPTPTVTPRPTVTPRPTVTPRPTVTPRPTVTPRPTFTPRPTVTPRPTFTPRPTVTVRPTMTVRPTVRPTIRPTRFLPSDYPDRRVDEVRGIGRSYTERLRAGGITNLAELASMEPARLARMLDVSEVKAMSFIDEARRLLVG
- a CDS encoding putative baseplate assembly protein, translated to MPIPLPNLDDRTFTDLVEEMRALIPRYAPAWTDHNVSDPGITLVELFAWLAEALIYRLNRIPEASEVRFLELLGADFRPAEPASVTLAVTAQGLEAGLTLPRETPLVAESGGTGEPLHFETVRALRLTPENPGGLLEARQTTLIRNERLGTANGMAHQVFSLARPFVVLDPSDLPPQVPEVRVEGEAWLYRPSLVGSTLHDPHFTVEPRLGVIRFGGGNMGRVPQEGAEIISTYRSTLGRGGRVPGGTEFRIDQESDNLDQGVKAALDSGVSLSIFSKAESSGAMDPTGIQEARDQAARALRKRWRAVRAEDFEELILEEAGLNIARVNCLAERDLTSPDPDLPRHGHVSLVVVPNTPGEKPKPTADCIARVWRLLDERRLITCRHHVLRPEYTDMRIRACVVRKDGVEEKTLQGRIGMNLKGFFHPLEGGPARQGWPFGRDVYASEVYQVIEGTSGVDHVESLVLETRQEEGGGWTAAGDRAAIPPNHLVYFDLSASTIQVWSARTTRVEKSL
- a CDS encoding putative baseplate assembly protein: MRIEAPGFRIRIKNHTEGEARNSEEALHFVKEELAEQGLKLQPGGAGWALMNLFGRMVELVFNRLDQVPEKHFLAFLNEAGVDLLPPSPAGTELTFTLQPDGPSHILVPAGTQVATVQTETLPEIIFETERDVVVSSTRLVKCIAFDPLNYSDRTPEAGGGDSASSAETTRAGFAAFRGEKERRRALYIGHGAVFAFPDEATRKGAVIKLHFQVKAQHGSPDWRLLWEYYDENAADWKRFSPQPEDETRGLLTSGFVTFTAPPEIGEHTITQNDEQWTSRWIRALLTGGADRTLLPVLDTVRISRSVRVQSGNLLPDLSYYNPIESAAYIPLDLTKEFYPLGRRPCNHDTFYMAADEPLAKPGATVTLTLDIGDPGVASEEVVLTWEYYDGETWQPIGRSSSRAPAESTPGFHFRDTSRAFTLAGRHEVSFVLPDSAHPELDPSRPVTVNGEKHHWLRVRMTRGLYGREGYWDARGRRWVPEVVQPPALGSLRLGYTYRPPAGKPGHAEYCLSQVDSAFTDRTSATIEENTPFSPFSAAEEGPALYMGFKPAFPRNKWIQLLLDVQEEAAAHVTLPPVFWEYWNGSRWAALRASDGSRGLKRREYLGFFGPEDHKPRTEFGQEAYWLRGRPHLHPLADAGGDGQVSSDGETATVSLDASRSLSFDESRRITRYTWRLGPLARAGQDQKVTALDGKAAVTLDAFNSEAFGPGGKISTYTWRIVSSSPPTAEAGPDRTIVTEGQRATVSLNGANSRGAEDRPIAKYIWSRAEAEARRPGTRPIPTPFLKAIRLNTAPALNAVTIRNEVLGSSDGKPNQVFTLKRPPVLPELSLAVREPDRPPSDELRRLQEELRSAGSTAGALLEDKGGAPGQGIWIRWTRVSDFHGSAPSSRHFTLDAITGDVRFGDGEQGKIPPVGRDNIRALIYRNLDGAKANAPAGAITALRNPSGDLANIKSATNPEPAAGGSDSKPVSEVKERGPQSLKHRRRAVTSEDFVWLAREASGEVARAACLPVRNATGLEEPGWVTVVITPESRDTRPTPPPALLRRVEGYLKDRVLANLKAAGRIYVTGPEYIEAAVEAQVVPEHPDKADAAKLAVLKRLETFLHPLLGGVDRRGWELGRDVYLSEVCAEVEEVPEVDHVALIRLLASIQQFRLEVGPKKGARQQVPLDAPVGSQVGTFDERIKLLLAEPLRAGEELRFLAVSGFKSGDRACLVGADNSVVKENLRIASISGHRVTFTESFVLPEKAEALSSEDRRLRLPISARNGSLPSGVETDSVAVRSLEAGEKVSIVAGTLRHPGLEFLPILAVSPLEDRIFVPEGHLIYSGGHDIKMVLE